The Pseudomonadota bacterium DNA segment TGATCGAAGCGGCCGAGCGCTCAGGGGAACTGATGCCTGGAGGCACCATAATAGAGGCAACGGCAGGAAATACCGGCCTTGGACTGGCCCTCGTTGCGGCCTTGAAGGGCTACAAGTTACTGCTCGTTATTCCGGACAAGATGAGTCAGGAGAAGGTGCGCACCGTACGAGCCCTCGGTGCTGAGGTTATCATCACACGCTCCGACGTAGGAAGGGGGCACCCGGCCTACTACCAGGATATCGCCGAGCGTATCGCAGCTGAAACCCCCGGCTCATTCTATGCAAATCAGTTCGCCAATCGCGCTAATCCCGATGCGCATGAAGCAACCACCGGCCCAGAGATGTGGGAGCAGATGGGGCACCATATCGACGCTGTTGTATGTGGGGTCGGTTCAGGTGGAACGATGACCGGGCTTTCGCGCTTCTTCGCCAAGGTTTCACCACAGACCGAGATGGTGCTGGCCGATCCTAAGGGCTCAATCCTCGATCACTATATCAAAACCGGCGAGCTCCTAAAGGAATCTGGAAGCTGGCTAATTGAGGGCATGGGAGAAGACTTTATCCCACCGGTATCGGATCTATCACGGGTTAAAAAAAGCTATTCGGTAGGTGATGCTGAGAGCTTCGAGTTCGCACGCGAGCTATTCAGACGCGAAGGTATCCTAGCCGGAACATCCTCAGGGTTACTGCTTGCTGCAGCCCTGCGTTACTGCCGCGAGCAGACAACGCCGAAACGGATCATTACCTTTATCTGCGACACCGGAAATCGCTATATTACAAAGATGTTCGACGACACCTGGATGCGCGACCAGGGCCTAATAGCCGGTGAGCACTACGGAGATCTAAGGGACCTGATAACCAACAAAGTCTCGATCTCCGTAGAGCCTAGCGATACCCTGCTTATAGCCTACACCCGTATGCGGGCGCATGGGGTCTCTCAACTTCCGGTCCTTATAGGTACGGAGCTAATCGGTATTATCGATGAGTGGGATCTGCTGAGTGCCGCAAGCCCAGATAAAGCGCAGTTCTCGCGTAACGTACAGGACTTTATGTCTACACAGCTTGAAACCCTCCACCCTAGCGCCGATCCATCCGCGCTGGTGCCGCTTCTAGAGCGTAATATGGTTCCGATCGTAGTACATGAGGGGCGCTTTATCGGACTTATCACTAAGATAGACTACCTTAATTATCTGCGCAGGAAGAACGATGACTAAAAATAAAGACTGCTCTCAATCCGCTAGTTTTTCAACTATGGGTTTTTCAACTATGGCTCTGCATGTCGGGCAGGAGCCTGAAGCAACCACCGGCGCGATTATTCCACCTATCTTTGCAACCTCAACCTACGTACAACGTAGCCCCGGGGTGCATCAGGGCTTCGACTACGCGCGCTCACACAATCCCACTCGCTACGCCTACGAACAGTGTGTGGCAAGCCTCGAGGGGGGCAGCGCCGGATTCGCCTTTTCAAGTGGACTTGCCGCTAGCGCAACGGTGCTAGATCTACTACCCGCGAACTCCCATATCATCGCCGGTGACGATCTATACGGCGGAACCTATCGACTCTTTGAGCGAGTCCGAAAACACTCGGCTGGTCTTGAGGTTACCTATGTAGATCTCTCTGATCCCCAATCTGTTCGGGCGAGGCTAGACGAGGCGCGCAGGCCAAATACCCGCATGCTCTGGATTGAAACCCCAACTAATCCACTACTAAAGATTGTCGATCTGGAGCAGGTTGGAGATTTTGCGCAAAAAGCTGGCCTTATCTCGGTCTGTGATAATACCTTCGCCTCACCCTACCTACAGAGCCCCCTTAAGTACGGATTCTCGCTCGTTCTGCACTCCGCCACGAAGTATATAAATGGACACTCCGATGTAATCGGAGGGATCGTCGTGGTAGGCGATAACCTGGAGCTTAAAGAGCGCTTGGCGTTTCTGCAAAACGCCGTCGGCTCGGTGCCGAGCCCCTTTGACTGCTTCCTTATTCTGCGCGGTGTAAAGACCCTCGCAGTTCGCATGGAGCGTAGCGCTGCAAGTGCGCTGCAGATAGCAGAATACCTCGAAAAACATCCCTTAGTTGAAAGGGTGATCTATCCTGGGCTACCAAGTCATCCACAATATGCCGTGGCAAAGCGACAGATGCGCTCAGGTGGTGGTATGATTACGACTATCCTGCGGGGCGGACTAGAGGCCTCGCGCACCTTCCTTGAGAACGTGAAGATCTTCTCATTAGCTGAAAGCCTGGGTGGTGTTGAGAGTTTAATCGAACACCCAGCCATTATGACGCACGCCTCTATTCCAAAGGAGATGCGCGAAAGGAACGGCATCGTCGATGGCCTGATTCGACTATCGGTGGGCATAGAGGATCTACCAGATCTTATCGGGGACCTTGATGCCGGGTTTAGGGGCGTAGCTGTAAATTGAGCCCCGAGCCACCATCAACAACAAAGAGGACGCCGCTTGACGGGAGCCCCCTTTTTCAAGGTCAT contains these protein-coding regions:
- a CDS encoding PLP-dependent aspartate aminotransferase family protein produces the protein MTKNKDCSQSASFSTMGFSTMALHVGQEPEATTGAIIPPIFATSTYVQRSPGVHQGFDYARSHNPTRYAYEQCVASLEGGSAGFAFSSGLAASATVLDLLPANSHIIAGDDLYGGTYRLFERVRKHSAGLEVTYVDLSDPQSVRARLDEARRPNTRMLWIETPTNPLLKIVDLEQVGDFAQKAGLISVCDNTFASPYLQSPLKYGFSLVLHSATKYINGHSDVIGGIVVVGDNLELKERLAFLQNAVGSVPSPFDCFLILRGVKTLAVRMERSAASALQIAEYLEKHPLVERVIYPGLPSHPQYAVAKRQMRSGGGMITTILRGGLEASRTFLENVKIFSLAESLGGVESLIEHPAIMTHASIPKEMRERNGIVDGLIRLSVGIEDLPDLIGDLDAGFRGVAVN
- a CDS encoding cystathionine beta-synthase, whose product is MTTSVLDLIGNTPILQLTHFDTAGCEIYVKLENQNPTGSIKDRIALAMIEAAERSGELMPGGTIIEATAGNTGLGLALVAALKGYKLLLVIPDKMSQEKVRTVRALGAEVIITRSDVGRGHPAYYQDIAERIAAETPGSFYANQFANRANPDAHEATTGPEMWEQMGHHIDAVVCGVGSGGTMTGLSRFFAKVSPQTEMVLADPKGSILDHYIKTGELLKESGSWLIEGMGEDFIPPVSDLSRVKKSYSVGDAESFEFARELFRREGILAGTSSGLLLAAALRYCREQTTPKRIITFICDTGNRYITKMFDDTWMRDQGLIAGEHYGDLRDLITNKVSISVEPSDTLLIAYTRMRAHGVSQLPVLIGTELIGIIDEWDLLSAASPDKAQFSRNVQDFMSTQLETLHPSADPSALVPLLERNMVPIVVHEGRFIGLITKIDYLNYLRRKNDD